Proteins co-encoded in one Marmota flaviventris isolate mMarFla1 chromosome 9, mMarFla1.hap1, whole genome shotgun sequence genomic window:
- the Rbm14 gene encoding RNA-binding protein 14 isoform X5 yields the protein MKIFVGNVDGADTTPEELAALFAPYGTVMSCAVMKQFAFVHMRENAGALRAIEALHGHELRPGRALVVEMSRPRPLNTWKIFVGNVSAACTSQELRSLFERRGRVIECDVVKGNWRSR from the coding sequence ATGAAGATATTCGTGGGCAACGTCGACGGGGCGGATACAACGCCGGAGGAGCTGGCAGCCCTCTTCGCGCCCTACGGCACGGTCATGAGCTGCGCCGTCATGAAACAGTTTGCCTTCGTGCACATGCGCGAGAACGCAGGCGCGCTGCGCGCCATCGAGGCCTTGCACGGCCACGAGCTGCGGCCGGGGCGCGCGCTCGTGGTGGAGATGTCGCGCCCAAGGCCGCTGAACACTTGGAAGATTTTCGTGGGCAATGTGTCGGCTGCATGCACGAGCCAGGAATTGCGCAGCCTCTTCGAGCGCCGCGGACGCGTCATCGAGTGTGACGTGGTAAAAG
- the Rbm14 gene encoding RNA-binding protein 14 isoform X2: MEKEADAKAAIAQLNGKEVKGKRINVELSTKGQKKGPGLAIQSGDKTKKPGAGDTAFPGTGGFSATFDYQQAFGNSTGGFDGQARQPTPPFFGRDRSPLRRSPPRASYVAPLTAQPATYRAQPSVSLGAAYRAQPSASLGVGYRTQPMTAQAASYRAQPSVSLGAPYRGQLASPSSQSAAASSLGPYGGAQPSASALSSYGGQAAAASSLNSYGAQGSSLASYGNQPSSYGAQAASSYGVRAAASSYNTQGAASSLGSYGAQAASYGAQSAASSLAYGAQAASYNAQPSASYNAQSAPYAAQQAASYSSQPAAYVAQPATAAAYASQPAAYAAQATTPMAGSYGAQPVVQTQLNSYGAQASMGLSGSYGAQSAAAATGSYGAAAAYGAQPSATLAAPYRTQSSASLAASYAAQQHPQAAASYRGQPGNAYDGAGQPSAAYLSMSQGAVANANSTPPPYERTRLSPPRASYDDPYKKAVAMSKRYGSDRRLAELSDYRRLSESQLSFRRSPTKSSLDYRRLPDAHSDYARYSGSYNDYLRAAQMHSGYQRRM; this comes from the exons ATGGAGAAGGAAGCAGATGCCAAAGCCGCCATCGCGCAGCTCAACGGCAAAGAAGTGAAGGGCAAGCGCATCAACGTGGAACTCTCAACCAAGGGTCAGAAGAAGGGGCCTGGCCTGGCTATCCAGTCTGGGGACAAGACCAagaaaccaggggctggggatacggcATTCCCTGGAACTGGTGGCTTCTCTGCCACCTTCGACTACCAACAGGCTTTTGGCAACAGCACTGGTGGCTTTGATGGGCAAGCCCGTCAGCCCACGCCACCCTTCTTTGGTCGCGACCGAAGCCCCCTGCGCCGTTCACCTCCCAGAGCCTCTTATGTGGCTCCTCTGACGGCCCAGCCAGCCACCTACCGGGCCCAGCCCTCAGTGTCGCTGGGAGCTGCCTACAGGGCCCAGCCTTCTGCCTCTTTGGGTGTCGGCTATCGGACTCAGCCCATGACAGCCCAGGCAGCCTCTTACCGCGCTCAGCCCTCTGTCTCCCTTGGGGCCCCATACAGGGGCCAGCTGGCTAGCCCTAGCTCCCAGTCTGCCGCAGCTTCTTCTCTCGGCCCATATGGTGGAGCCCAACCCTCAGCCTCAGCCCTCTCCTCCTATGGGGGTCAGGCAGCGGCAGCTTCTTCGCTCAACTCCTACGGGGCTCAGGGCTCCTCCCTTGCCTCCTATGGTAACCAGCCATCCTCTTATGGCGCCCAGGCTGCCTCTTCCTATGGGGTTCGTGCAGCTGCTTCCTCCTACAACACCCAGGGAGCAGCTTCCTCTCTAGGCTCCTACGGGGCTCAGGCTGCCTCCTATGGGGCCCAGTCTGCAGCCTCCTCGCTAGCTTATGGAGCCCAGGCAGCTTCTTACAATGCCCAGCCCTCGGCTTCTTACAATGCCCAGTCTGCCCCATATGCTGCACAGCAGGCTGCTTCCTACTCTTCCCAGCCTGCTGCTTATGTGGCACAGCCAGCCACAGCTGCTGCCTATGCCAGCCAGCCAGCCGCCTATGCTGCACAAGCCACTACCCCAATGGCTGGCTCTTATGGGGCCCAGCCAGTTGTCCAGACCCAACTGAATAGTTATGGGGCCCAAGCATCGATGGGCCTGTCAGGCTCCTATGGGGCTCAGTCGGCTGCTGCGGCCACTGGCTCCTATGGTGCCGCAGCTGCCTACGGGGCCCAGCCTTCTGCCACCCTGGCAGCTCCTTACCGCACTCAGTCATCAGCCTCATTGGCTGCTTCCTATGCTGCCCAGCAGCATCCCCAGGCTGCTGCCTCCTACCGTGGCCAGCCGGGCAATGCCTACGATGGGGCAGGTCAGCCGTCTGCAGCCTACCTGTCCATGTCCCAGGGGGCCGTTGCCAACGCCAACAGCACCCCGCCGCCCTATGAGCGTACCCGCCTCTCCCCACCCCGGGCCAGCTACGACGATCCCTACAAAAAGGCTGTCGCCATGTCGAAAAG GTATGGTTCCGACCGGCGTTTAGCCGAGCTCTCTGATTACCGCCGTTTATCAGAGTCGCAGCTTTCGTTCCGCCGCTCGCCGACAAAGTCCTCGCTGGATTACCGTCGCCTGCCCGATGCCCATTCCGATTACGCACGCTATTCGGGCTCCTATAATGATTACCTGCGGGCAGCTCAGATGCACTCTGGCTACCAGCGCCGCATGTAG
- the Rbm14 gene encoding RNA-binding protein 14 isoform X1 gives MKIFVGNVDGADTTPEELAALFAPYGTVMSCAVMKQFAFVHMRENAGALRAIEALHGHELRPGRALVVEMSRPRPLNTWKIFVGNVSAACTSQELRSLFERRGRVIECDVVKDYAFVHMEKEADAKAAIAQLNGKEVKGKRINVELSTKGQKKGPGLAIQSGDKTKKPGAGDTAFPGTGGFSATFDYQQAFGNSTGGFDGQARQPTPPFFGRDRSPLRRSPPRASYVAPLTAQPATYRAQPSVSLGAAYRAQPSASLGVGYRTQPMTAQAASYRAQPSVSLGAPYRGQLASPSSQSAAASSLGPYGGAQPSASALSSYGGQAAAASSLNSYGAQGSSLASYGNQPSSYGAQAASSYGVRAAASSYNTQGAASSLGSYGAQAASYGAQSAASSLAYGAQAASYNAQPSASYNAQSAPYAAQQAASYSSQPAAYVAQPATAAAYASQPAAYAAQATTPMAGSYGAQPVVQTQLNSYGAQASMGLSGSYGAQSAAAATGSYGAAAAYGAQPSATLAAPYRTQSSASLAASYAAQQHPQAAASYRGQPGNAYDGAGQPSAAYLSMSQGAVANANSTPPPYERTRLSPPRASYDDPYKKAVAMSKRYGSDRRLAELSDYRRLSESQLSFRRSPTKSSLDYRRLPDAHSDYARYSGSYNDYLRAAQMHSGYQRRM, from the exons ATGAAGATATTCGTGGGCAACGTCGACGGGGCGGATACAACGCCGGAGGAGCTGGCAGCCCTCTTCGCGCCCTACGGCACGGTCATGAGCTGCGCCGTCATGAAACAGTTTGCCTTCGTGCACATGCGCGAGAACGCAGGCGCGCTGCGCGCCATCGAGGCCTTGCACGGCCACGAGCTGCGGCCGGGGCGCGCGCTCGTGGTGGAGATGTCGCGCCCAAGGCCGCTGAACACTTGGAAGATTTTCGTGGGCAATGTGTCGGCTGCATGCACGAGCCAGGAATTGCGCAGCCTCTTCGAGCGCCGCGGACGCGTCATCGAGTGTGACGTGGTAAAAG ACTACGCGTTTGTTCACATGGAGAAGGAAGCAGATGCCAAAGCCGCCATCGCGCAGCTCAACGGCAAAGAAGTGAAGGGCAAGCGCATCAACGTGGAACTCTCAACCAAGGGTCAGAAGAAGGGGCCTGGCCTGGCTATCCAGTCTGGGGACAAGACCAagaaaccaggggctggggatacggcATTCCCTGGAACTGGTGGCTTCTCTGCCACCTTCGACTACCAACAGGCTTTTGGCAACAGCACTGGTGGCTTTGATGGGCAAGCCCGTCAGCCCACGCCACCCTTCTTTGGTCGCGACCGAAGCCCCCTGCGCCGTTCACCTCCCAGAGCCTCTTATGTGGCTCCTCTGACGGCCCAGCCAGCCACCTACCGGGCCCAGCCCTCAGTGTCGCTGGGAGCTGCCTACAGGGCCCAGCCTTCTGCCTCTTTGGGTGTCGGCTATCGGACTCAGCCCATGACAGCCCAGGCAGCCTCTTACCGCGCTCAGCCCTCTGTCTCCCTTGGGGCCCCATACAGGGGCCAGCTGGCTAGCCCTAGCTCCCAGTCTGCCGCAGCTTCTTCTCTCGGCCCATATGGTGGAGCCCAACCCTCAGCCTCAGCCCTCTCCTCCTATGGGGGTCAGGCAGCGGCAGCTTCTTCGCTCAACTCCTACGGGGCTCAGGGCTCCTCCCTTGCCTCCTATGGTAACCAGCCATCCTCTTATGGCGCCCAGGCTGCCTCTTCCTATGGGGTTCGTGCAGCTGCTTCCTCCTACAACACCCAGGGAGCAGCTTCCTCTCTAGGCTCCTACGGGGCTCAGGCTGCCTCCTATGGGGCCCAGTCTGCAGCCTCCTCGCTAGCTTATGGAGCCCAGGCAGCTTCTTACAATGCCCAGCCCTCGGCTTCTTACAATGCCCAGTCTGCCCCATATGCTGCACAGCAGGCTGCTTCCTACTCTTCCCAGCCTGCTGCTTATGTGGCACAGCCAGCCACAGCTGCTGCCTATGCCAGCCAGCCAGCCGCCTATGCTGCACAAGCCACTACCCCAATGGCTGGCTCTTATGGGGCCCAGCCAGTTGTCCAGACCCAACTGAATAGTTATGGGGCCCAAGCATCGATGGGCCTGTCAGGCTCCTATGGGGCTCAGTCGGCTGCTGCGGCCACTGGCTCCTATGGTGCCGCAGCTGCCTACGGGGCCCAGCCTTCTGCCACCCTGGCAGCTCCTTACCGCACTCAGTCATCAGCCTCATTGGCTGCTTCCTATGCTGCCCAGCAGCATCCCCAGGCTGCTGCCTCCTACCGTGGCCAGCCGGGCAATGCCTACGATGGGGCAGGTCAGCCGTCTGCAGCCTACCTGTCCATGTCCCAGGGGGCCGTTGCCAACGCCAACAGCACCCCGCCGCCCTATGAGCGTACCCGCCTCTCCCCACCCCGGGCCAGCTACGACGATCCCTACAAAAAGGCTGTCGCCATGTCGAAAAG GTATGGTTCCGACCGGCGTTTAGCCGAGCTCTCTGATTACCGCCGTTTATCAGAGTCGCAGCTTTCGTTCCGCCGCTCGCCGACAAAGTCCTCGCTGGATTACCGTCGCCTGCCCGATGCCCATTCCGATTACGCACGCTATTCGGGCTCCTATAATGATTACCTGCGGGCAGCTCAGATGCACTCTGGCTACCAGCGCCGCATGTAG